The following proteins are co-located in the Desulfoscipio sp. XC116 genome:
- a CDS encoding alcohol dehydrogenase catalytic domain-containing protein, producing MKALFLRENNQLSLEETPKPVLQNDDDVILKVTASSICGSDIHFWQGDFPLYPNFIIGHEFVGIVEQTGKNVRKFGAGDRVAAAANPYCGVCTHCKEGKVYACLTNGMFGGGKLMGDLPGAQAEYVRVPAADSCLVPIPDHVSDKAALLVGDVLSTGYFAVTNGCPQPGDDIAIFGAGPVGLCALASAKLFSPARIFLVDVEDYRLELGRSMGATHIINPNNGRAAKAIKKITGGRGVKLAVDAVGLRTTISECISCATEGGVVSLVGIGPARMDDFPIGKLFYKNLTLKAGLVPLNNMDRLMKLIAEGRLNVAPLITHEIKLDDILEGYRIFKDRKDNCIKVMITAD from the coding sequence ATGAAAGCTTTATTTTTAAGAGAAAACAATCAACTTTCTTTAGAAGAAACACCAAAACCGGTTTTACAAAATGATGATGATGTCATACTAAAGGTAACCGCATCATCAATCTGCGGCAGCGATATTCATTTCTGGCAGGGTGACTTTCCGCTTTACCCCAATTTTATTATTGGTCATGAATTTGTAGGTATTGTTGAACAAACGGGCAAAAATGTCAGAAAGTTTGGCGCGGGCGACCGCGTGGCAGCGGCGGCTAATCCATACTGTGGTGTTTGCACTCACTGTAAAGAGGGGAAAGTATACGCTTGTCTCACAAACGGCATGTTCGGGGGCGGCAAATTAATGGGTGATCTGCCCGGTGCCCAGGCCGAGTACGTGCGGGTGCCGGCCGCAGATTCCTGTTTGGTTCCCATACCCGACCACGTTAGCGATAAAGCGGCACTTTTAGTGGGCGACGTGTTATCCACCGGCTATTTTGCAGTTACCAACGGCTGTCCCCAGCCGGGTGACGACATAGCTATTTTCGGGGCGGGCCCTGTGGGACTCTGTGCGCTAGCCTCGGCCAAGCTGTTTAGCCCGGCCCGCATTTTCCTGGTGGATGTGGAGGACTATCGCCTTGAACTGGGCCGCAGCATGGGTGCGACACATATCATTAATCCAAATAATGGCCGGGCCGCCAAGGCCATAAAGAAGATCACCGGCGGTCGTGGAGTAAAACTGGCAGTGGATGCCGTGGGACTGCGGACTACTATTAGCGAATGCATATCCTGTGCAACCGAAGGCGGAGTAGTGTCTCTGGTGGGTATTGGGCCAGCCCGGATGGATGATTTCCCTATTGGCAAGTTATTTTATAAAAACCTAACTTTAAAGGCCGGGTTGGTACCTCTTAACAATATGGACCGGCTGATGAAATTAATTGCAGAAGGCAGGCTGAATGTTGCGCCGCTAATTACCCATGAAATAAAACTGGATGATATTCTGGAAGGTTACCGTATCTTTAAAGACCGTAAAGACAATTGTATTAAGGTAATGATTACCGCCGACTAG
- a CDS encoding GNAT family N-acetyltransferase codes for MIQQVIHETPKGTVFIEGPCPGSYLAELTMNDKLTNFRPPDKQKDALIMITEMPHGMIYIARHDKEIVGYITFHRPDESSRWIKHSHVLELGGIEISSDWRRCKIAENILQTGFANPAMENFIVITMEMCWHWDTRNTKLDIWAYQRVLCNLFGSVGMKRTPTDDPDIIEHPANVLMARTGHNVTNNDVVLFESMRFQNKYGDAVNLL; via the coding sequence ATGATCCAACAGGTTATCCACGAAACACCAAAGGGTACCGTATTTATTGAAGGCCCCTGCCCGGGATCCTACTTGGCTGAATTGACCATGAACGATAAACTAACCAATTTTCGCCCTCCCGATAAACAAAAAGATGCGCTGATCATGATAACTGAAATGCCCCACGGCATGATTTATATAGCCAGGCACGATAAAGAGATAGTAGGCTATATTACTTTTCACCGACCCGATGAAAGCTCCCGCTGGATCAAACACTCCCATGTTTTGGAATTGGGCGGCATTGAAATAAGCTCGGACTGGCGCCGCTGCAAAATAGCGGAAAACATTTTACAGACAGGCTTTGCCAATCCCGCAATGGAGAATTTTATTGTTATTACTATGGAAATGTGCTGGCATTGGGATACCCGTAACACAAAATTGGATATTTGGGCTTACCAAAGAGTCCTGTGCAACTTGTTTGGCAGTGTGGGTATGAAACGAACCCCAACGGACGATCCCGATATAATAGAACACCCGGCCAATGTACTAATGGCTCGTACAGGGCATAATGTTACCAACAACGATGTAGTTTTATTTGAAAGCATGCGCTTTCAAAACAAATACGGCGATGCGGTAAACCTATTATAA
- a CDS encoding GNAT family N-acetyltransferase: MNPAAVSFYLYYPEGKAHRGIKALPVTGAAVRINYWQFVSFFIQFEDMGEINPHYAGLKKLQDNYILFLVEKAGIPVSFCVFRLHKVDLVEIDLLVVRRDLRRMGLGRMLYSYLEQSFPDGTAFFVENTTFAGSKFFKSCGFYKDVDLIKVLKGGNRLPPVY, translated from the coding sequence ATGAATCCTGCGGCGGTATCTTTCTATCTGTATTACCCTGAGGGAAAAGCCCACCGCGGCATAAAAGCATTGCCTGTTACCGGTGCCGCGGTTCGTATAAATTATTGGCAATTTGTTAGCTTTTTTATACAGTTTGAAGATATGGGTGAAATTAATCCCCATTATGCGGGTTTAAAAAAGCTGCAGGATAATTATATATTATTCCTGGTCGAGAAAGCCGGTATACCTGTAAGCTTTTGCGTGTTCAGACTGCATAAAGTGGATCTGGTGGAAATTGATCTCCTTGTGGTGCGGCGGGATTTAAGGAGAATGGGGCTGGGACGGATGTTATACAGCTACCTGGAACAAAGCTTTCCTGACGGCACAGCCTTTTTTGTGGAGAATACTACCTTTGCGGGCAGCAAGTTTTTTAAAAGCTGTGGTTTTTACAAGGACGTTGATTTAATTAAGGTGTTAAAAGGCGGTAACAGGCTGCCACCGGTCTATTAA
- a CDS encoding DUF503 domain-containing protein — MVVGILTLELLLAGADSLKEKRKVLKSLLERLKHRFNISVAEVGRQDSWNYSTVGISAVSGEMAHTQKVLDSVVRFVESHNGVEVIGMERELL; from the coding sequence ATGGTGGTGGGAATATTAACCTTGGAATTATTACTGGCTGGGGCGGATTCTCTAAAAGAAAAAAGAAAAGTGTTAAAAAGCTTGCTGGAAAGGTTGAAGCACCGTTTTAATATATCAGTAGCGGAGGTCGGCCGGCAGGACAGCTGGAATTATTCTACGGTGGGCATTAGCGCTGTTAGCGGCGAAATGGCACATACGCAAAAGGTACTGGACTCGGTGGTTCGTTTTGTGGAGAGTCATAACGGTGTGGAAGTTATTGGCATGGAAAGGGAACTGCTTTAG
- the acsB gene encoding acetyl-CoA decarbonylase/synthase complex subunit alpha/beta, with protein sequence MSEAINFDQIFEGAIEAGKEPKKLFKEAYEGTITALSYAEILLNQAIRTYGKDHSVGYPDTAYFLPVIRCLSGEEIKTLGDCVPVLNRMRAAVKEEKTFANARKWGEATWYAADIIEAVRYIKNTPENPLHVAPWTGFIGDPGVRQYGTKLVDWTIPGEAVILGRAKDSKSAKKIVDSLMAKGLMLFLCDEIIEQLLEEGVKLGVDLAAFPLGNFTQVVHAGSYALRAGMAFGGIKPGDYNAQRDYQHRRVLAFIMYLGEHDMVKTAAAMGAINIGFPVITDQELPADKQIKDWFVSEPDYEKIVQTCLEVRGIKITSVDIDVPITVGPAFEGESIRKKDMYVEFGGTKTPGFELVRMGDDTIEDGKIELVGPDVDTVPEGSRMPIGIVVDVYGRKMEEDFEPVLERRIHYFSNYGEGLWHTAQRDINWIRISKEAYAKGFRLKHIGEILYAKFKSEFSAIVDRIAVTIYSDEQKVLEMRELAREYYKKRDDRLKELRDEKVDTFYSCTLCQSFAPTHVCVIAPERVGLCGAVSWLDAKAAYEINPHGANQPVPKEGVIDEVKGQWKSFNEFTFVNSQRTVEAVNFYTIMEYPMTSCGCFECILAMVPECNGFMVVNREHGGMTPSGMTFSTLAGTIGGGAQMPGFMGIGKSYLGSPKFVPADGGLGRLVWIPKALKEELRPALEEAAENAGLGKDFVDKIADETVGTSGEEIMSFLEEKGHPALTMDPLM encoded by the coding sequence GTGAGCGAAGCCATTAACTTTGATCAAATTTTCGAAGGCGCCATCGAAGCGGGCAAGGAGCCCAAAAAGCTGTTCAAGGAAGCCTACGAGGGCACCATTACCGCCCTCAGCTACGCGGAGATACTGCTTAATCAGGCTATCCGCACCTACGGCAAGGATCATTCCGTGGGGTATCCCGATACTGCTTACTTTCTGCCGGTCATCCGCTGCTTAAGCGGCGAGGAAATTAAAACTCTGGGCGACTGTGTACCGGTGCTCAACCGTATGCGGGCCGCCGTTAAAGAAGAAAAAACTTTTGCCAACGCCCGCAAGTGGGGCGAAGCTACCTGGTACGCCGCCGATATTATCGAGGCCGTCAGGTATATTAAAAACACCCCCGAAAATCCGCTGCACGTAGCTCCCTGGACCGGGTTCATCGGTGACCCCGGAGTGCGCCAATACGGCACCAAACTGGTGGACTGGACCATCCCCGGCGAAGCGGTTATTCTGGGCCGCGCCAAAGATAGCAAATCCGCCAAGAAGATTGTGGACAGCCTTATGGCCAAAGGCCTGATGCTGTTCCTGTGCGATGAAATAATTGAACAACTGCTGGAAGAAGGCGTTAAGCTGGGTGTGGATTTAGCTGCTTTCCCGCTGGGCAACTTTACCCAGGTGGTCCACGCCGGCAGCTATGCGTTGCGGGCCGGCATGGCGTTCGGCGGTATCAAGCCGGGCGATTACAATGCCCAACGCGACTACCAGCACCGCCGCGTACTGGCTTTCATCATGTATCTGGGCGAACACGACATGGTCAAGACCGCCGCCGCCATGGGCGCCATCAACATAGGCTTCCCGGTCATCACCGACCAGGAGCTGCCCGCGGACAAGCAAATTAAAGACTGGTTCGTCAGCGAGCCCGACTATGAGAAGATCGTACAGACCTGCCTGGAAGTACGGGGCATTAAAATTACCTCCGTGGATATCGACGTGCCCATTACCGTGGGTCCCGCCTTCGAAGGCGAGTCCATCCGCAAGAAGGATATGTACGTTGAATTCGGCGGCACCAAGACCCCCGGCTTTGAGCTGGTGCGCATGGGTGACGACACCATTGAAGACGGTAAAATCGAGCTTGTCGGCCCGGACGTCGACACCGTACCCGAAGGCAGCCGGATGCCCATCGGTATCGTCGTGGACGTATACGGCCGCAAGATGGAAGAAGACTTTGAACCCGTGCTGGAGCGCCGCATCCACTACTTCTCCAACTACGGCGAAGGTTTGTGGCACACGGCCCAGCGGGATATCAACTGGATTCGGATCAGTAAAGAAGCCTATGCCAAGGGCTTCCGCTTAAAGCATATCGGCGAAATACTGTACGCCAAGTTTAAATCCGAATTCTCCGCTATCGTGGACCGCATTGCGGTTACCATTTACAGTGACGAGCAAAAAGTGCTGGAAATGCGCGAATTGGCCCGCGAATATTACAAGAAGCGTGACGACCGCCTTAAAGAACTGCGGGACGAGAAAGTGGACACCTTTTACTCCTGCACCCTGTGCCAGAGCTTTGCGCCCACCCACGTGTGCGTGATCGCCCCCGAGCGAGTCGGTCTGTGCGGCGCGGTGAGCTGGCTGGATGCCAAAGCGGCTTATGAAATTAACCCGCACGGCGCCAATCAGCCCGTTCCCAAGGAAGGCGTAATAGACGAAGTCAAGGGCCAGTGGAAGTCCTTTAACGAATTCACATTTGTTAACTCTCAGCGCACTGTTGAGGCCGTTAACTTCTATACCATTATGGAATACCCGATGACCTCCTGCGGCTGCTTTGAGTGCATCCTGGCCATGGTGCCCGAATGCAACGGCTTTATGGTCGTAAACCGGGAGCACGGCGGCATGACCCCGTCCGGTATGACCTTCTCCACGCTGGCCGGCACCATCGGCGGCGGCGCTCAGATGCCCGGCTTTATGGGCATCGGCAAATCATACCTGGGCTCACCCAAGTTTGTGCCCGCCGACGGCGGCTTGGGCAGGCTGGTGTGGATACCCAAGGCACTGAAGGAAGAGCTGCGGCCCGCCTTGGAAGAAGCAGCGGAAAACGCCGGTTTGGGCAAAGACTTTGTGGATAAGATTGCCGACGAAACCGTAGGTACCAGCGGCGAGGAAATTATGTCCTTCCTGGAAGAGAAGGGGCACCCCGCACTGACTATGGATCCGTTGATGTAA